One Nostoc sp. UHCC 0302 DNA window includes the following coding sequences:
- a CDS encoding NHLP family bacteriocin export ABC transporter peptidase/permease/ATPase subunit, with the protein MRQIQSQIGRRFQKIQRLISRPDRRRRTPTLLQMEAVECGAAALGIILGYYDRIVPLAELRQACGVSRDGSKASNILNAARSYGLQAKGFKVDLAGLRKLECPYIVFWNFNHFLIVEGFAKDKVYLNDPATGPRAVSLSEFDQSFTGVVLVGEPGADFQPGGHKPSLTLSLWDRLQSSLGALVYCVIAGLLLVIPGLAIPAFSQAFVDNVLIEGRNDWLRPLIVGMIFTAILNGFLTLLQLQFLRRMKIKLAVGMSSRFLWHILRLPVSFYDQRFAGEISSRVRLNDSLANLLSGRLATTVISAFTVVFYAVVMLQYDVVLTAIGIAFVIVNVSVWRWVSRQRIDANLRLMQEQGKVSGVAISGLQSMETLKASGLESEFFSRWAGYYAKAINARQEMDTTNQNLGVLPSFLTSITSMLLLAVGGLRVMDGVLSIGMLIAFQALMQRFLEPVNNLVSLAGELQEMEGNLGRLDDVLRNAIDPAVEQDISISPTQLPAANVRLQGYVELRNITFGYNRSASPLIENFSLSLKPGQRVALVGGSGSGKSTVAKLVCGLYQPWAGEILFDGQPRKHIPRSILTNSIALVEQDISLFAGSVRDNLTLWDSTVPFSNLVRACKDAAIQDVVLSMPGGYNADLAEGASNLSGGQRQRLEIARTLVNNPAILVMDEATSALDSEAEKMIDQRLRERGCTCVIVAHRLSTIRDCDEIIVFDRGKVVQRGSHEELQQVEGKYLQLIRSEGEALQEE; encoded by the coding sequence ATGCGGCAAATTCAATCACAAATTGGGCGTCGATTCCAAAAAATTCAACGGCTCATCAGCCGTCCCGATCGCCGTCGTCGGACTCCCACCCTCTTACAAATGGAAGCAGTGGAATGCGGTGCAGCGGCACTGGGGATTATTTTAGGATACTACGATCGCATTGTGCCGCTTGCAGAACTCCGTCAAGCTTGTGGTGTTTCACGAGATGGTAGTAAAGCATCTAATATTCTCAATGCTGCTCGCAGCTACGGATTGCAGGCGAAAGGCTTTAAGGTCGATTTGGCTGGGTTACGCAAACTTGAATGTCCTTATATTGTCTTTTGGAATTTCAACCATTTTCTAATAGTTGAAGGATTTGCCAAAGACAAAGTTTATCTTAATGATCCTGCCACCGGGCCGCGTGCAGTTTCGCTTTCAGAATTTGATCAGTCCTTTACTGGGGTAGTGCTAGTTGGTGAACCGGGTGCAGACTTCCAGCCAGGAGGACATAAACCAAGCCTGACATTATCCTTATGGGATCGATTGCAGAGTTCCCTGGGAGCGCTGGTTTATTGTGTAATCGCCGGATTGCTATTAGTGATTCCCGGATTAGCCATCCCTGCATTCTCACAAGCCTTTGTTGATAATGTTTTGATTGAAGGCAGAAATGATTGGTTGCGTCCCTTAATTGTCGGGATGATCTTCACAGCCATATTGAATGGTTTTCTCACATTGCTTCAGCTGCAATTTCTGCGACGCATGAAAATTAAGCTGGCAGTGGGGATGTCTAGTCGATTCTTGTGGCATATTCTGCGGCTACCAGTTAGTTTTTACGATCAGCGATTTGCCGGAGAAATTAGCAGCCGTGTCCGCCTCAACGATAGCTTGGCAAATCTGCTTTCAGGACGATTAGCGACTACAGTTATTTCAGCCTTCACCGTTGTCTTTTATGCTGTAGTGATGCTGCAATATGACGTCGTTCTGACTGCGATCGGCATTGCTTTTGTAATCGTGAATGTCAGCGTGTGGCGATGGGTTTCACGGCAGCGCATTGATGCCAATCTGCGATTAATGCAAGAACAAGGCAAAGTCAGTGGCGTAGCGATTTCTGGACTGCAAAGTATGGAAACACTCAAAGCATCCGGGCTAGAGTCGGAATTCTTTTCGCGGTGGGCAGGTTATTACGCTAAAGCAATTAATGCCCGCCAAGAAATGGATACGACTAATCAAAACCTGGGTGTGTTGCCGTCATTTCTCACCTCAATTACATCCATGCTTTTGCTGGCAGTAGGAGGGCTACGGGTAATGGATGGCGTACTGAGTATAGGTATGCTCATTGCCTTTCAAGCCTTGATGCAAAGATTTCTAGAGCCTGTAAATAATTTGGTGAGTTTAGCAGGTGAACTCCAGGAAATGGAAGGCAATTTGGGTCGGTTGGATGATGTGTTACGCAATGCGATCGACCCTGCTGTAGAGCAAGACATTAGTATATCGCCAACTCAACTACCTGCTGCAAACGTTCGGCTTCAGGGTTATGTTGAACTCCGTAACATCACCTTTGGCTATAACCGCTCTGCGTCTCCCTTGATTGAAAATTTCAGTCTTTCACTGAAACCCGGTCAACGAGTCGCTTTAGTGGGTGGCAGTGGTTCGGGTAAGTCAACCGTTGCCAAGCTGGTGTGTGGATTGTACCAACCTTGGGCGGGAGAGATTCTATTTGATGGTCAACCCAGAAAACACATTCCGCGATCAATTCTCACTAATTCAATTGCCTTAGTTGAGCAAGATATCTCGCTATTTGCAGGCAGTGTGCGCGACAATCTCACGCTTTGGGATTCGACTGTGCCTTTTAGTAACCTAGTTCGCGCTTGTAAAGACGCTGCCATTCAGGATGTAGTGCTTTCAATGCCTGGAGGCTACAACGCTGACCTTGCAGAAGGGGCATCTAATTTGAGTGGTGGGCAGCGACAGCGATTAGAAATTGCCCGCACTTTAGTGAATAATCCGGCGATTTTAGTGATGGATGAAGCGACCAGTGCGCTCGATTCCGAGGCAGAAAAAATGATCGATCAGAGACTCCGGGAGCGTGGCTGTACTTGTGTAATTGTGGCGCATCGGTTAAGCACAATTCGCGATTGTGACGAAATTATTGTTTTCGATCGCGGCAAAGTGGTGCAACGGGGTAGCCATGAAGAATTACAGCAGGTTGAAGGCAAGTATTTGCAATTGATTCGCAGTGAAGGCGAAGCACTCCAAGAGGAGTGA